Below is a genomic region from Candidatus Anaeroferrophillus wilburensis.
AATTTCCCCCGATCCCGGCGGACTGCCAGCCCGCTACCTGCTGAAAGCCATGATTCCCCTAGGGTTTTCGCTGGTTATCATTCAAGGTGTTTCCCAGGCGATAAAAAATTTTCTGGTCATCATCGGCAAAGAGAATGAGGTGGCCAGCTAATGGAATTCATCAATGAATATATGTCCCTGATCATGTTCGCCTCGGTTTTTTTCCTGCTGCTGCTAGGTTATCCGGTTGCCTTCACCATCGGCGGCGTCTCATTGTTTTTCGGTCTCATCGGTTTCGGTCCCCAGTTTTTCAACCTCCTGCCCTTACGCATCTGGGGCACCATGAGTAATTTCACCCTGCTGGCCGTACCATTGTTCATCTACATGGGGGTCATGCTGGAACGCTCGGGGCTGGCGGAAGAACTGCTGGAAACCATGGGCTTGGTGTTCGCCAGGGTGCGCGGCGGCCTGGCTATCTCCGTCATCATTGTCGGCGCCCTGCTCGGGGCTTCCACCGGCATCGTCGGGGCCACCGTGGTTACCATGGGCCTTTTGTCACTGCCGACGATGCTGAAAAGAAACTACAGCAAAGCGCTGGCCACCGGCACCGTGGCGGCATCCGGAACCCTGGGGCAGATCATCCCCCCCAGCATTGTCCTGGTCCTCCTGGGGGATATCATGAACGTGCCCATCGGCGACCTGTTCGTTGGTGCCGTCATCCCCGGACTTATTCTCGTTGTTCTCTACATGCTCTACGTGTTTATCATCTCGTCCATCAAGCCCGAGTGGGCCCCCCCAATTCCTGCTGAGGAGTTGGCCGGCATCTCCAAAAAGCAGATGCGTCAGCGGGTTCTTAAGGCCTTCCTGCCGCCCCTTTTCCTGATGGTTGCCGTTCTCGGTTCCATCTTTGCCGGCATTGCCTCCCCCACTGAGGCGGCGGCAGTAGGAGCGGTGGGCGCCACCCTGCTGACCGCCATGCAGAAAAAATTGAACCTGGATACCCTGATGGATGTCATGAAAGGGACCACCAACCTGACCTGCATGGTATTCATCATCCTCGTGGGCGCTACGACCCTGGGACTGGTCTTCAGGGGGCTGAACGGCGATGCCCTGGTTCGGGAGCTCATTGGTGCCCTGCCCTTCGGCAAATGGGGCATCCTCTCCATCGTCATGACGGTTATTTTCTTTGCCGGCTTCTTCCTTGACTTTATCGAGATCACCTTTATCCACGTACCGGTTCTGGCCCCCATTATGCTCACCATGGGCGTCAACCCCCTGTGGCTGGCGGTCCTGATTGCTGTCAATCTGCAGACTTCCTTTCTGACGCCGCCGTTTGGCTTCTCCCTTTTCTACCTCAAGGGAGTCGCCCCTCCAGGTGTGCAAACCATCGATATTTACAAGGGCATCATTCCCTTTGTGATCATCCAGGTAATCGCTCTGGTGATCATTGCCCTCATCCCTGAAACCATCACCTGGCTGCCCCATGTTTTGCTGGGGGATTAGCTCAGGAGGCGGTGAAAATTCAGTGCATAAAAAAAGCGGGGCAGTCAGCCCCGCTTTTTTTATGCGTTATTGATAGTCCTTCAGCTCTTTATATTGCAGCTCTTAAATTGATGGTACTGTTCTTCGGAAACCTTGTTCCATTCCACCATGCTCTTTTTGAAGGCCAGGAAATGATCGTAGACTTTCCTGGTCAAGGGATCACCGTCGGCAATCTCATTCAAGATTTTATCTGATATATCCTTGAGACCGCACAGAACCGGCTCCGGAAACTTCCTCAGCTGAACATTGTGTTTCTCCACCAGTTCCTTCAGATAGGCATTATTCTTGGCTTCAAACTCGGACAGGCTCCACATGTTGGAACGGTAGCAGGCAGTCTCGATAATTGCCTGGAGATCCTTGGGCAGCGCTTCAAATTTCTGTTTATTGACCATGCAGTCAAGGGAGGTTCCCGGTTCATGCCAGCCTGGATAGTAGTAGAATTTGGCAGCTTTATAGAAGCCCATTTTGTTGTCATGATAGGGGCCGACCCACTCGGTGGCATCGATAACGCCACGGTCGAGGTTGGTATAGATCTCGCCGCCGGCCACCAGGATGGCATTGCCGCCGGCTTCGGCCAGCACCTTGCCGCCCAATCCGGGGATGCGCATCTTCAGGCCTTTGAGATCATCCATGGTGTTGATTTCCTTGTTAAACCAGCCACCCATCTGGACACCGGTATTACCGGCCAGAAAACCCTTCAGGTTGAATTTGCCATAGACTTCATCCCACAATTCCTGACCGCCGCCGCTGTAGATCCAGGCGTTCTGGGACTGGGCATTAAAGCCGAAAGGCACGGCGGCAAAAAACTGGGTCGCCGGATGTTTGCCGGCCCAGTAGTAGGCAGCCCCATGGCCCATTTCGACGGTGCCGGAACTGACCGCATCAAAAACACCCAAGGGCGGCACCAGCTCACCACCACCATAGACAGTGATTTTCAGCCGGCCGTCGGACATCTCTTCAGCCCACTTGGCGATATTGTCAGCTGATTCACCCAGTACCGGAAAGTGCGGGGGCCAAGTGGTTACCATCTTCCAGTTGTAGGTTTTTGGTTTGGCAGCCCGGGCTTTGCGCGGCCGCAAAGACAATGCGGCACCAGCCGCAACGACTCCAGCTCCCAACTTTTTGATGAACTTACGTCTCTGCATTGATTACCTCCTTCACAGGGTCCATGTTAAGCTGAACAAAACAATATTATAAAATGAATATAACGTCATATCAACCATAGAATATCAAACCTGTCAAGGAAAAATCAGCCTCAAGACAAGACTCCACAATCAACGCTCCCCTTCCTGCGAGCGGCAATAACCGATTAACGCTGCGGCAACCGCCGCAAAGCAGAAAAGAAAGGCAGAGCGGTAGGCGGCAAATGGATAGACGGAATCAACGGCAGGATAGATCTTGATAATAAAGCCCATGAGATGCTGAATGAGAGCGGCACCGCCAATGGCAAAAAAATTGATGCTTGACATAACTGTTGCCGACATGGCCAGGGGAAAGGACTCCTTGATGTGGGCATAGCCGATAATACCGCTGGAACCGGCAAACCCAAAAAGGAAAAACAGCAGATAGAGACTCAAGGAAGACAGGTTCTGCACCGCCAGCAGAACGGCAATAACCAGGGCATAGCCGCCCATCCCGGCCAGGATCACCTTCTTGCGCGACCGGATAACCGCATCGGAAAGCCACCCCAGCAGGGGGCCGCCGCAGATAAAGCCGATGGCTATCATCCCCAGGATACTCCCTGCTTTGGCAGGCGACAAACCATAAACATCCATCAGGTACGGCCCACCCCACAGTCCCTGGATGCCGATAAAGGTGCCAAACCAGCAGAACTCCAGCAGGGCAATAAGCCAGAAGTTCCCGGTAGCCAGGAGGATCATGAAGCTTTTCCTGATGCTGATTCCCTCAGCCAGCGATTCCCGGGCTGAGCAGCAAGATAATGAGTTATCTTGCTGCCGCCCCTGGGGGGGATAATCGCGAACCCAGAAAAAAATTGCTGTTATTGAGGCAACCGTCAACAGGCTGAGGATCAGAAAGGTGGTCCGCCAGCCAAGCCA
It encodes:
- a CDS encoding TRAP transporter substrate-binding protein, encoding MQRRKFIKKLGAGVVAAGAALSLRPRKARAAKPKTYNWKMVTTWPPHFPVLGESADNIAKWAEEMSDGRLKITVYGGGELVPPLGVFDAVSSGTVEMGHGAAYYWAGKHPATQFFAAVPFGFNAQSQNAWIYSGGGQELWDEVYGKFNLKGFLAGNTGVQMGGWFNKEINTMDDLKGLKMRIPGLGGKVLAEAGGNAILVAGGEIYTNLDRGVIDATEWVGPYHDNKMGFYKAAKFYYYPGWHEPGTSLDCMVNKQKFEALPKDLQAIIETACYRSNMWSLSEFEAKNNAYLKELVEKHNVQLRKFPEPVLCGLKDISDKILNEIADGDPLTRKVYDHFLAFKKSMVEWNKVSEEQYHQFKSCNIKS
- a CDS encoding MFS transporter; its protein translation is MRTNKWFIFCVVISFYFLSYFYRCSTAVIAPDLVHDFAIGPANLGLLSSIYFYTFAVAQFPIGPALDRLGPRIMAFFMGLVAAAGAVIFAIAPTFLLAVLGRGLIGLGVSVAYMGTLKIIAHWFHKDEFAMMSALAMAIGNVGALTATVPLAMASAWLGWRTTFLILSLLTVASITAIFFWVRDYPPQGRQQDNSLSCCSARESLAEGISIRKSFMILLATGNFWLIALLEFCWFGTFIGIQGLWGGPYLMDVYGLSPAKAGSILGMIAIGFICGGPLLGWLSDAVIRSRKKVILAGMGGYALVIAVLLAVQNLSSLSLYLLFFLFGFAGSSGIIGYAHIKESFPLAMSATVMSSINFFAIGGAALIQHLMGFIIKIYPAVDSVYPFAAYRSAFLFCFAAVAAALIGYCRSQEGER
- a CDS encoding TRAP transporter large permease subunit, giving the protein MNEYMSLIMFASVFFLLLLGYPVAFTIGGVSLFFGLIGFGPQFFNLLPLRIWGTMSNFTLLAVPLFIYMGVMLERSGLAEELLETMGLVFARVRGGLAISVIIVGALLGASTGIVGATVVTMGLLSLPTMLKRNYSKALATGTVAASGTLGQIIPPSIVLVLLGDIMNVPIGDLFVGAVIPGLILVVLYMLYVFIISSIKPEWAPPIPAEELAGISKKQMRQRVLKAFLPPLFLMVAVLGSIFAGIASPTEAAAVGAVGATLLTAMQKKLNLDTLMDVMKGTTNLTCMVFIILVGATTLGLVFRGLNGDALVRELIGALPFGKWGILSIVMTVIFFAGFFLDFIEITFIHVPVLAPIMLTMGVNPLWLAVLIAVNLQTSFLTPPFGFSLFYLKGVAPPGVQTIDIYKGIIPFVIIQVIALVIIALIPETITWLPHVLLGD